Proteins encoded by one window of Rutidosis leptorrhynchoides isolate AG116_Rl617_1_P2 chromosome 7, CSIRO_AGI_Rlap_v1, whole genome shotgun sequence:
- the LOC139859364 gene encoding uncharacterized mitochondrial protein AtMg00810-like encodes MDGPQSPQPDTSVATPAPPSGHPMVTSAKAADGSIEKYKARLVTQGFTQVLDMDYSTTSSPVVKASTVLVILSLAVLNKWHLHQSDVKNAFLNGNLMDTVYIEQPPGFVDTSRADTSLFVFKKDAFVLYLLVYVADIILTGNNATLLRYFISRLHKEFHITDLGKLGYFFGLEVSYHDSGIFLSQSKYAHDILARAQLLDIKPSATSLSTSAYFTSQGKPYSDPTQYHSLVGALQYLTITRLDLSYAVNHVSQFLHAPTQEHFQGVKRILRYVKGMLSYGLSFLHSPTPTILGYSDANWARCIETRRSTYGYSVFLGGNLVSWSAKKQPTVSRSSCESEYHALANTATEIIWLTHLLKELHVLPSV; translated from the exons ATGGATGGGCCACAATCCCCACAACCTGATACTTCAGTTGCCACTCCTGCACCTCCTTCGGGTCATCCCATGGTCACAAGTGCAAAAGCAG CCGATGGCAGTATAGAAAAGTATAAAGCTCGCCTTGTCACTCAAGGTTTCACTCAAGTTCTGGATATGGACTATTCAACCACTTCTAGTCCCGTTGTCAAGGCATCTACTGTTCTTGTTATTTTATCCCTAGCCGTCCTAAATAAGTGGCATCTTCATCAATCAGATGTCAAGAATGCCTTCCTAAATGGTAACTTGATGGATACTGTTTATATAGAGCAACCTCCGGGTTTTGTTGACACAAG TCGAGCAGATACATCATTGTTTGTCTTTAAGAAAGATGCCTTTGTACTTTATCTTCTTGTATATGTCGCTGACATCATACTTACTGGTAATAATGCTACTCTTCTCCGTTATTTTATTTCTCGGTTACATAAGGAATTTCACATTACAGACCTTGGAAAGTTGGGTTATTTTTTTGGTCTTGAGGTATCCTATCATGACTCGGGTATCTTTCTAAGTCAATCCAAGTATGCCCATGATATCTTAGCACGTGCTCAGCTACTTGACATTAAGCCTTCTGCTACGTCTTTATCTACCTCAGCTTACTTTACAAGTCAAGGTAAACCTTATTCAGACCCGACTCAGTATCATTCCTTAGTTGGTGCACTTCAATATCTCACCATTACGCGGCTTGATTTATCTTATGCTGTAAATCATGTTAGCCAGTTTCTCCATGCTCCGACTCAAGAACATTTTCAAGGTGTTAAACGAATTTTGAGATATGTTAAAGGCATGCTTTCGTATGGTCTTTCCTTCTTACACTCGCCAACTCCTACTATTTTGGGCTATTCGGATGCTAATTGGGCTCGATGTATTGAGACTCGTAGATCTACATATGGTTACTCTGTTTTTCTTGGTGGCAATCTTGTCTCCTGGAGTGCCAAGAAGCAACCTACAGTGTCTCGTTCCAGCTGTGAGTCTGAGTATCATGCCTTAGCCAATACTGCTACTGAAATTATTTGGCTCACTCACTTGCTTAAGGAACTTCACGTTCTACCATCTGTATGA